The Dermochelys coriacea isolate rDerCor1 chromosome 7, rDerCor1.pri.v4, whole genome shotgun sequence sequence AATCATACTTTAGCTAATGATAAAAAGGCAGTCATCAAAATTAAATCATGGGGGTAGCTCTTGCCTCAGCCTAGGGGGTAAAAATGTTTTGTGCCCCATAACAGGTGTGCTCAGAGGCAACCCAGTTGTGGACCCTCTTACATCTCACCATAAATTTGTGCCATATGATGTAAGAAAACAGACAATGATTTGGTGAAGAACTGGCTAAGGGCTCAACATTTTGCAGCTAATTTTGGCCCCCAAACTCAAGTGTGGAGTAGACCTTTCGGACAATGGCAGTTACTCTGGCCCAGCTGCACCGGAGCCAGCTGATGAGAAGTGAATGGAGAGTAAGGCAGACACTTTCACCTTCCACACAGGGCCCATTTTCCACGGGAGCTTGGCTTTGGCCCTTTATTTTGGAAGGGCTACAGAGTCTGATGTCAGATACCTAATTTAATCACTTAAATAATTAATTCTTTGGAATCCTCACTACTAGAATAGGAGCATGCCGATGTACAAGAGATCTCAACTGGCCAATAAACAGAAGAGTAATTGTGAGCACTCTTCTTCAGTTGGATGATAATTATCTTCCCTGCTTGAATCCTGTGTGAGTGGCATCCCCCTAACCCACCCCTCTGTCTTGTCTGCATTTCAGGTGGATTTTGAAGATGTCATTGCTGAGCCAGCTGGTACATACAGTTTTGATGGAGTATGGAAAACCAGCTACACCACCTTCACAGTCAGCAAGTACTGGTGCTACCGGCTGCTTTCGGTTGTGTTGGGAATCCCTCTGGCAGTCATCTGGGGCTTCCTCTTTGCTTTAATCTCCTTTTGTCATATCTGGGCAGTGGTGCCCTGCATCAAAAGCTACGTGATCGAAATCCAGTGTGTCAGCAGAATTTACTCCCTCTGCATCCACACCTTCTGTGACCCACTGTGCAAGGCCCTGGGGAAGATCTTTAGCAGCATCAAAGTTGCCCTACGCAAGGAAGT is a genomic window containing:
- the CAV3 gene encoding caveolin-3; this translates as MAEEQTELEERIIIKDQHTKEIDLVNRDPKHINEDVIKVDFEDVIAEPAGTYSFDGVWKTSYTTFTVSKYWCYRLLSVVLGIPLAVIWGFLFALISFCHIWAVVPCIKSYVIEIQCVSRIYSLCIHTFCDPLCKALGKIFSSIKVALRKEV